In Setaria italica strain Yugu1 chromosome IX, Setaria_italica_v2.0, whole genome shotgun sequence, the genomic stretch ACAATTTTACCCCTCCACAATCCTGGTAAAAATCCCTCGCGACCCGCGGCCTTCTGCTTCCCACCCGCGGCCCCTTCCGTGCCGCCGCCTTCGGATTGCAGCCTCCTTCCCACTTCCTACCGAGCCGCGGGCGGAACCCTGCTCTTCCTCCGTCGCTGCCACCATCGGGCCGCGAGCAGGGCCCTGCTCTTCCTCCGTCACCGCCACCATCGGGCCGCGAGCAGGGCCCTGCTCTTCCTTCGCCGCCACCGTCACCAGGCCGCAGCCAGGGCCCCTgctcttcctccgccgccgccaccaccgggcCACGGCCATGGCCAGGGCCCTTGCTCTTCCTcccccgtcgccgccatggAGAGGTGGCTCAGCGACGCGCCCACGTCGCGCACGGTGAGGTTGTTGCCCTTGGGGACGCAGCCGACGTGGAGCGCCGCACCGGCGCGGCCCCGCCGGATCTCCCCGTTGCAAGGGCCCTTCTGCACCAAGGAGCGTGAGCACAGGTGGTGGATCCATCATCGCGGGAGCTTGGGGTCCGAGGTCAGCGAAGAGGGAGGCGAAAAGGATTTTTTATTTTCGGGCGGTGGGTGCCTGGATGTGGGAAGGGGGCTGAGGTTTCGAAATTTGGAGCCTCTCTCACGATTTGGCGAAGGCGAGGGCGAGCAAGAGCAGGTCACCGCCGGTGGCTTGCCTGGTCTCCGACACCGCTAGGGAGGTCATCGACGGCATGAAGGGTAGCATGATAATTTATTTTTAACAACTAGCATTTAGCTAGTGGATCTAAACATCcctagctaaagtttaatcaGCTAAAAGTAAATTCTAACTAGCTAAAATTTAGATGGGTGGATCCAAATAGAACCTTAATTGCTCAAGCAAAGCACGGCGGTGTGGGTACTTCTGGCCGCGATCAGAGATTACACTCGAGCTGGAACTGAGGTACCAATGATCGATCCGTACCCAAAACTAGTGCCAGTGGACAGTATTTTTGGTGTAGGCGATTCTGGACAGCTCACTTGAGCGCCTCTCTTATTCGTATCGTACCCGCTTGGTTCGAGGAGTTGACGGGGGCAAGTCAAACAAAATTAGTGCTGCATGATTGCATCATTGTATAACACATATCCCTTGGATGATTGCAGTTCTTTTATTGACGAGGGCGTCAGCAGTCCCGTCTTTGCTTGCATCACTTGGGGCCTGGGAGAGCCTAAGGCTCACCAGACTTCAGAttcgtttcttttctttctttctttcttttcgaGGACACAACTTCAGATACTGCATCGTGATTGAGCCTCAAGTTCCGTTTGCTGTGTTGGGCTCAGTCAGACTAGTGCCTCAGCCTTTTGCTCTACATATAGGCCCATAGTGTTCCTTCTTCTTTTGAAGCCTATTTTTGGCCCATACCATTCTTCTTTTCAAAATCATTGCGGCCCACATGTCCCTGACAACAGACATCCACATGGCCCACCTCGAGGACCTACAGATACACCGTACACGTGTGCGCGACTGCAGCACTAGGGACGTGTCGCACGTCTCGTGAACCCTAGAGACTTCGACAGTTGAGTATAAAGGCAGCTAGCAGCACATCGATGATGATGAGCTTCGAGCCAGCTACACAAACCATGCATATGGAATCTCTTCGTGACGAATGTTGCGGACATTTCTCGGTCGGGCATTGGACCACGTCGTCCCGAATTCCCATCCGTCCAATTCGTGCATGTCTCTTGCCGTAGCCGTCCGATTTTGGAATTCCCACCTCCTTTCTCGAGAGATCTGCCCGCGGCCCTGCGCATCGtcctgccggccgccggctcGCTGCCAGCTCTGCCAGCGCCGCGACGTTCCAACGGCTGCCCCTGCGTCCATGGACCGTCCATCCATCTCGAGCCCTCCCGCTTCGCATCGTTATTGACGAGAGTCCCGTCAGTCGTCATACCCGGCAGGCGCAGCGCGGTCGCGCAGCTGGCGCGCCCCGCTCGGCGGCATCGCCCGGTCCATCGACGCACTCGGACGACGGCCATATCCTCtcctccaccgcggccgcggTCTCCCACGGCTCCAAGCCACAGCTTGCTTCTCACCACTAGCCCTCCGAGGTGCTCCGCTCCTTCAAGGAGCTGCGTCGCCTCCAGCCCTCCACATAGAGCTTCGCACACCCCACGGGCGAAACTCAGCATGGACGACGGCCCGTTCCTCAAGTGGAAATCCGACTTCGTCTCCACGCTCTGCAGCTGCGTCACGCTCGGCGCTTCACCAGTCTCGTCAAACCGCTGACAGAGTCCACTCCCGATTCCCAATGGAGGGCTCAAGCTTCGCGTTGTCTGGATCATCAGCTCGCTGATTGCTGCATTGGTGAGCGCGAGGCATTACCTGCTGCAGCGTGCAGCCGAAAATATCACGCAATGCTGGAGAGCTTGAACCTGACGGCCACCGATGGACAAGAGACAGAGTGGTGTCGAAATGCTGCCAGGTGCCAAGGTGAGCGAGTTTCAATCCCATTTGATCCCATATGCTTCGAGATGTACCTCTGTGGTGTTATTTGCTTGGACACTTCAATTTATGTGGTGCTGatgtaggatttttttttgttggtacTAGGAACAGATGTGCCTCCTTCAGAAATTCTTGAGCATAAAGAAGCATTACGATGACAATTGTAACCTCTTTCAATTTGGTATTAACCATTCATCGTCTCAGTTGAAGATATATTATTTGATTTAAATACTGCATCTTAGTAGTACATGTGAATTACTCTTGCAGAATTTGCTATAGCATgtgtatatactccctccgttccaaattgtaagtcattccaagaatcttggagagtcaaagtatctcaagttttaccaaatttatatgataatataataacatttatgatgtcaactaagtatcattagattctttatcaattatattttcatagtatatctatttgatgtcataaatctttatatttttctctataattttggtcaaacttgagatgctttaactctccaagattcttggaatgacttacaatttgggacggagggagtacatctgaAATTTAGCAGCTCATTATGGAACACAGTGTAAACTAAATATATTATCTTTAATAACATATCTGAAGCTCTAAACTTCTATCTCTGAATTGGAGAAGTCATCATCTGAAATCACTGATTTGTCTACTAACAAAAACATAGCCCTTTTGTTTGCCATGCCGTAGTATATTACACCAAAATAGTTCAGCTTGAATTGCATGCACTAGACTTTGTGCACAGCCGTGCTAGCATGGTAGATACTATCCCCTGTCCAACTCCAAGGTATTGATATTCCATCTTGCGTCATACTATCTACATAACTCATAAGAACATTCTGTGGTCTATTATGCAGGTAATGAAACGAGCTCCAGGCACATAAAACGTACTCCGTACTCAACTATGGCATACTAATTAAACAGGCTCTCCAAAGAGGGCGCGGCAAGGCCACGCTTGTGTTTCTAGTTTCATACGAGGCAACCAGATACTCGGTCTATGCTGTATGGATTTTCAGGTCTCGGAAGGCTTACAGGTTCGCAGGTTAATTGGTTCCATCCACCTTTGCAATACACATACTGCTTGATTTTCTTTTCCAGACACAACTTGTATATAGACGGAAGTAAAACCCTCTGAGCTGATCTGACTGGGGTTTGTTGGTGCTTACACAGAGCTTATTCCTATGGGTTCAAGAAAACCCCACCGGCTGGCCgctggcgtcgccggcggctgcACCGGATGTACTTCACCCtgagtcccggttggaggtgcGCTCCCTGCCGGGTAATCCAATGTACAGCTCCGTCTCAACGTCCGCGTTGTCGTTGCACGGCGCCGGCAAATTACGCGGCCACGGAGGGAGGCAGCGGGGGTTCAGGGCGGGAGCCACCGGCTGCGGCTGAACGTTGCGTTGCTGCAGCGACAAGTGCAGAGAGTGAGAACTCGATATGTTTAGTTATCTACTATGTACATGATTGCTTGCACATAACACATAAGATATTGGATATTACACACTTTGCAAATGGTTTACTGATACCAACAAGTGGTTTGATTGCATTTACCTTTTCACGTAACTCTTTGTTGTCTTTAAGCAGGGTCCTCTCCTGGTAGCGATAGAAGAAACAAATAACAGAGGGAGTCAGGAAGTGGTTACTGTGGAGTAGTAGTTTGAGGATCCTCTGGGCCGATGCATTACCTTCTCCTTCAGCTTCGCTATCTGCTGCTCCAGCAGTTGGGTCTGTCAGGAAAAATGTAGGATGCATATCAACTTCAGAACTGTAGCTTCATCATCAAAGCAGGCctctcatttttttaaaaaagaagggTAATGCAGGAAGTTTAGGTAGTAACTAGCTAACCTTCTTTCCTCTGATGACGTGGAGACTCTTCTCCAGTTTAACCTCCAAACTATGCAGTTCTTCAACAGAACAACCTTCTAAATTTTCACCCAAAAACTTCCTGCAACTCATGTAATGGAAATGACTGCTAACCTTTTTGCTGTATGAAGAATATGGTTGATCTTCAGTAGAATATACTGACTGCTTACCGCTTGGACTTTTCAAGGGCTTCAAGTCGATTTGCCAAGCTTAAGGCATCTGCTTTGACTTGCTGCAGTTCATATCATTGAAGTCCTATTTTATATTGAAAAACACTGGACTAACCTCTAAAAGATATTTATTCTACTCATGTTTCTAAGTGATGCTGTTAATGCACTTCAATGCCTTGGAGGTAAATCATCATCtaggaaaaatattgaaattttTCCAACGAAGCATCTTTATTGGGTTAGTTTATATGTAGATTTAATTTTAGCTTAGCTGTATTAACTGAAGATGCAGTAGTCAAAGATGTGTTCAGTAGATACACCAGCCATATGAACATGCAAACTAATAGAATCTGAAACGAGCAAATTGAGTATCTTCTAAATAAAAAACAACTTAATATAAAAGTTAAGAAAAATAATCATCTATATCACTTGGCATCAGATATTCATATAAGCAGTAGGTGCAATTCATGCCTTTTCTTGATAAAAAAGGAGGGTCATAATATTATACTGTAGAACTTCACCTGTATATCCTGTTGTACAGACTTGTTATTGACATTTTCCCTTGTATATGCCTTATAGCGGTCAATCGTTTTCTGGAGGCTGCATATATAAGAAGCAAACTGTAAATCAGAAAACAAACTACTTAAGAAAGTCTAAACATAATAAACAATTTGATTGAATGCTGATATTATTCAGTGGCTTATGTAGAGTGTCAGACATGCACATCGAGAAATCATGGAAATGACTTGAGTAGCTTAATCACCAATATGTACTTTCTTTGGACACGTGACGCCAATAAAAAGGTATAAATTTTAAGATCTGCGTTAAACAATTGATGCATCTTATGATCCGCTAGTAGCGAACTCAAAGCCAAATTCCCATGATATGCCAAAACAGAGAACAAGCAAGACCATAATAGATTCTGTTTTGACAGAATGGATATAATTTAGCAAACAAATGGACAATATCAACATAGAGTAATATGTTGTATTTCCAGAGGGCACATACGATATGGTGTGTTTCCACTGCTTTCTCTGAACGAATTTTTCCAGTAACAGCATTAGAAAAACTATTCTATGTTCTAACCATACCACTGTTAGAAGAATAAATTGGCCACATCAACAGAAGCCTTGAcagttttttatttaaaaatgttAATACTAAAGCTGGCCATCCCATCTCTACCAACAATAATTAAAAGTTCCGCACGAAAGCTTGACAGGACATGTCAACGAAGATAGATAAACCTTGTTCTGATTTCAATATTATAATTCATAGAAAGTAACAATTTTGGTGATAATTGGGAGGAGAAACAATGAATTTAGTACACATATTAGATATGGAActcagaaaggaaaaaaaagaaatatgtgACAATAGGAACCTTGACGCTGTAAAATTCTCTGTTCAGATGCAAAAACTATAAATCATTCTCAATTCACTATTGGACCAGCAGTGGAGATAACCTGGGAAGGAGAAAATAGAGGACTACTTGGTTGAGGTTTAATTAAGGGGAAAAAATGCATGAGCATTGAGTAGGGAAATTTGTCAAGATCCAGGAGAAATATATTGTTTTTCAAGCTTGGTAAAGTTTAATAAGAATAATGCTAAGGTCATTTTGGACACAAAACTTCCATAATACTCGTTCAAAGAAAGTGTCTATTTTTGTTACACATATGCCCTTCAGTGCTGATATTCAGTACTGTAGTGCTAAACTGCTAATAAGCTACAGCAGATGCATCAGTTATCCATTTTGAGTGATTTTGGGAGAGTAACAAGGAGTCTTCTGTCTGAAGGGTTAAATGAAGAATATTTCTCATCAGTACAAACTGGTGGCACAGAACACATGAAATGGGAGGGGTATGATGGCTTCTAATGTTGATGAATGAATCTTTATACTAGATAATAAGCATCACTTGACAAAGTAGCCTTGATGTTTTGAGGGGcaggaaatttttttttcaatttcctGTGGTATAATTCAAACATTCAAAATGCTCTAATTAGAATTCAAAGTTAACCCATTGAATTCTTTTCGTTGCTAAAGTAATGATAAGAGCAAAAGGAAGGGGATCAAAGTTGTTTATGCTAATCAGGTGACACCCATTGCTGCATGGATATTCCACATCATCCTAAAAACAACACTGATAATATAATAATCCCTGTCATAATCACACATTCAATCTTAACTAGAGAGAACCATATAAAGAAAATATCTCTTGATACAATGTTAAAGAATTTATTTGAAAACTTTCCATCGAAACCAATTGTAAGACTATCCAAATTAACAAAACAGGTATTTTTTCCTCCAAAAGTACATGCAAAAGCTTTGTGGATTGCAGTTTTTGGTATTCTTGACCTATATTCTTAAAAAAAGATTTGCAAAAATAGGTAAGTCGTTTGGTAATAAACAAACTTGCATGCTGCATTAGCTTTAATATTTAGTGATGTAGATGTTTCAGAACTCGACAGATCATGTAACTACAAAAATAATTTTAGGCTAAATGAAAAACTGTTCTGGTTAAAGAAGCATAGCAAACGGTTCTGGCTCATATTAGCCTTTTAATTTCGCACTAAATTACTCTATGGTATATACAATTGTATTTCATCAGTAGATGGGGCATACATTGTTGAAATGTAGTAACTAAACTGCAGCTTGACACTAAGGCtccgtttgtatccgcttataagcggcttatcggtggaaataagcgagaatcccgccaaacactttgcttatttccaccgattctcgcttatgtggtaagccgcttcaacgatttgaactacgagaagcgaaaagcgagaagcgagaaaatcttcgcttagattataatccaagcgtggctaggaaaaacgtatacaaacagggcctaacgCTATATAGCTCTCCCAAAATTGACATATCAAATTTTTTCTTCCGCTTTGTTAGTTTCGAGAGTCTCTAATTATCAGTCGGTCTTTCGAGAGTCTCTAATTATCAGTCGGTCCAGCAACAAATTTATTCTCCCTACAAGGAACAGGGACACTTCATCAAGcctttgcagacttgttatcaAATTTTTGTTTTTATGTGAGACAGGAGAATGAGGCATGCTTGTTCTGATGTTACAAGATAAGATCAAGATCACATTAAGGCTTTTTTCCTCCTTTTGTCATAGGGTTCTCCTTCCATTTTTTTCCACGAAGCAAGGTTCGCATTTGCCAAATTCATAGTGGTAAAATCCATAAAGGACTAAGATCTCATTATTTGCCAATGTCAAGATTCAATTGGATCAAGATCAACAATAAATGagatgtacaaattgaaccACAACATCTTGGAGTTTTTTGTTTGAAACAAATGTtatgcgccccccccccccaacctaAGATTTCATAACTATCACTAATCAAATACATTTCTTAGGAAGAATCTGTGGACCAAAAACCGAGTTAGGGGCACAAGCGACTCGGCTAGACGTAGTGCTCCAACATTGTGTGCTCTTTGTGTTCCTTTCATAGTCCTCGCCAATTGCAGGGGTGGGGACCCCCAATTAACAATATGATAGCTTAATCCCAAATAAAACACCATTGCAGAATGCCTCATTCTTGCAGGGGCATCCAATTTGGCCCAAAGAGCATCTGTATCGAAGGCCATACACGCAGAGTTGGTATGTGACACAGGGGTTCAAGAACAATGGCCAACACTGATGCACAATATTCATGTTGATTCTCAAAGAAGCCTAGAACAGATAATATGTGTGCTAGTTCCCCATTCAACATGGATACTCTATGTATCCATGTTGGCTCGCAAGAAGACCCAATATAGATAGCTATGGTCTTGAACCTACCATTTGACTAGCATGAATGCCAAGCAATGAAAATTATTCTTCAAGAAGAAGTCGGAGCGTGTGCGCATGTGCGGTTACTTAGATCGGAAGTTGAAGTACAATAACCTTTTCACCATGTGTGTATTAGTGTATGTATATATGCACATTTTCCTCACTTTGTTTTTAGAAGAAGTCAAGAAGGAGAAGCCCTACACAATTTCGTGAACCAAGATCACCAATGAAAGAGAAGGCAAGTAGTACATCTACTATTATTCCTAGCTAGTGATAAATCTTGCATTGATTTGTGAAGGATTTCCCACCCTATAATGATGATTAAAGGCCATGGCTGCACCAAACCTTCCTAACAAAGATGTTACCATCTCTAGCCACATGCTTTATCAGCTTGCCATGTGGAACGTTAGGTAGGCAGGACAAGATGGTGGCAGCGTATGAGTACAAGAAAGACTTTGATTCTAGAAATGCTAATATTGTCTACATTGGCGAGCTTAAGCACTACCGCTTCAGGCTTGTGAAAGATGATGACGTAAGGTCTTTCATTTCATTGTTATTCCTTTTTCTGTTGATGTTGATAGGCTTTATGATCATTCCTAGGGTTGGTGGAATGGAAGGGTCAACTTCCATCATGTCAAGAATCTCACCATTAGGGAATATGACTAGGAGGCACTAGGATTTCCTAGGGAGTTATTATGTTGAAGATGATCGAATCATGTAATTATGTTCTTTGGTGATGATATGTTCACTATGTGGAGGTACTGGTGGTCAAATATGATGTATGACTAATTATGATGTATGACTGTAATGTTTATGATGTACTattgtttgctatttttttttgctatgtatTAAGTATACGTGTTGGTTTAGTACGAAGGCCGGCATGGACAACTAGCTATCTATGCCGGCATAGTATGGGCGCTGGCACAAATAAGAAGGTATCGGTGTCGGCCCATATAATATTTCAGCACATATATCTCTATTCAAGATCATCCCGACCTATCTCTCTCCACTTATGGCTTTCCCTCACTTAGCTTGAACCCTATCATATACACTACCACATCTTCCTCTTCCCTCCAATCCTCCTCCTATGCTGCATCCACCGCCACCTCTTCTAGAAGCAACAACAATTGCGGTGCTATGCAAGGAGGTGGCGGCAAAGGCTATAGAGGCAATGGTGCATTCGGTGGCCTCCGCAACGGCATGCGGTTGTGGAGGTGGTGATGAGAGAGGCCATCCTGCATGCCTTGCTAAAGGCTACGGCTCGTATCATCAAGACATGACCGTGCCCGATAGCAAGGGCAGTGGCCATGGCGATTGTGAAAGCCAATGCCTAGGTGGGCACCACATTGGCACAAGCAGCAGTGGAGGCTCGGGCCCATGTTGTGGCCCTAGCAGCGGCTTGCACGATGATGGGGCTTGGGCGGATTTGGAGCACTAGCCATGGCCACCGTCGTTGTCGACCCTACGACAGCAACTGCGGTGTTCATGGTGGTGATTGCCATTATCACATGCTTGATTCAAGCAAAAATTTGcatttttccattttttatCTTCTGTTTGATTAGATCAATTGAAGATTACAATTACATTATAGGGGTTATTTTGAAATGTGGACATTATCTTAACGAAAATCCAAACAATGATACAAGATAGCTCGACCTAAAGTGTAACTTTGGCAAACTACACGACTCACATGACTCTAATGCTCTACTAACTTTAGGTAAATTTTGTTCGTAGACACTTTTAAAGTGTGGCTTTTGCCGGAAGacatgtttttttgaaaaaaattgatACTAGATATTCTATAAATATGATACCAATCCCATTAAAATATGACACCCGGTATAAAATTTCATTTTTGCCCTTGATCCAGCAACCTACCACTCTTCCACTAGATTCTAGAGCCGTGGTGCCGCAAAATGCAGATGCCAATACCCTCGCAGGTTGGTTCAAGCAGTCACTGTCTGTGTCCTTTGATGATGACACACAAAAGGTAGAGGATAGACGTGATATCAGGGACCGAGGAAAACATCAACATTTATGCTAGATTTTGATATTCTCATGAGTTTTTATGTTCTACTCCCTCCTTCCTAAAATATAGCTAGTTCTAGCATTCAAATTTATCCCAGAATATAGCTATTTATGAATTCCTAGGGGTATTTTGAGCCATGATCTATCAAGAATACCATTCCCATCTGCAAGCATCTGCATGCTGCCATACAAGTTTAATTTTAGTTGCATGTAAATACATTTGGCAGGGATATTTAATTGCACATGTAGCAGGATATAAAAATGAAGGACAATTTAGACCTTTAATTGCTCTTCTTAATCTTTCTAAAAAAGTCTAAAACTATCTAACCACATTTCTAGAGTGACCAACAGTAAACAATAAAAAATCACGTCCTGTGGCAAAAAGCAACACTTTATAAGTGTTCAGGAGCAAAATCCCTCATATCTGTCGGGCTATATCAATTTTCAGAAGAGTTGTTATCAATAATCAAGGATGCGAGTAAACTGAAACAGAACTGGATCTAACTATAATTGGCTTGCAAAAATTCATAGCCATAGCTTGATGATCTCTATACCCTCCAAATCAAtcagaagaaataaaaagaaaccATAACTGGTGATCTGAGCCACTGGCTAAAGTAAATCGGTTTACTGTAAAACTACGGTAGTGACATATACTCCAGGATGTGGACAGTATTGTTTGTTGGAAAAAAGCAAAGGAAATAAACGTTCCATCATGGTAAAAGAAAACTTGGAATGAACGAAAGGGGGTACACACCATGTACGTTTTATGGTTGCCAGTAAAAAGTACTTTTTTCTAAAACTTATATCACTTGAAGCAATAGGTTGTCAACACTGAACAAATCTGTTATAAGGCTATGGACTGATTTATGAATTATGATATGGAGAAATGTTTGTATGTTTAAACTTGGTTTGATTTGGCAAGGACATGATAACAATTTCAGCAAAGCTTGACGATTGATTATT encodes the following:
- the LOC101781202 gene encoding MADS-box transcription factor 56 — encoded protein: MVRGKTEMKRIENATSRQVTFSKRRNGLLKKAFELSVLCDAEVGLIVFSPRGKLYEFASASSLQKTIDRYKAYTRENVNNKSVQQDIQQVKADALSLANRLEALEKSKRKFLGENLEGCSVEELHSLEVKLEKSLHVIRGKKTQLLEQQIAKLKEKERTLLKDNKELREKQRNVQPQPVAPALNPRCLPPWPRNLPAPCNDNADVETELYIGLPGRERTSNRDSG